Within Paeniglutamicibacter psychrophenolicus, the genomic segment CCTTCCACTTGTCCACCGAGGGGTCGAGCTTGATCAGCCCGGCGCGCTCCAGCAGCCACAGGCCCTGTGCTTCGTTGGCGGGGTCGGAGTACAGGGAAACGGTGGCCCCGTCCGGGATCTCGTCGACAGACTTGTACTTCTCGCTCCAGATCCCGAACCCCCAGCGGAAGACCGGGGTGGCCGCGGCGAGCTTGAAGTCGGGATTGGCCTCCAGCACCTGGGAGAGCCAGAGCTTGTGCTGGTAGATGGTTCCGGCGACCTCGCCGGTGGATACGGCCCGGTTCAGCGTCGTCGAATCGGCCAGGCCCTTGAAGGCCACCTTGATGCCGTACTTGGGTGCAACGTTTTCGGCCACGAAGTTCACCAGGGCCTGCTCGGCGTGGTTGCCCTCGGCGGTGACCACGGTCAGCGTGGCCCCGGCAACGGTGTTCGGTGACTGGGTGTCCGCGTTGGAGCCGATGATAGCGCCCGCCGTGATGGCTGCGGCCAGGGCGATGGCGGCGAGGGTCCAGGGCCACTTCTTGTGCTTTTGGATGGTGAAGCCGTGGGAATCGGTCTCTGGCTTGGTCTCGGGATCTGTGATGGTCATGGGGGAACTGCCTTTCGGGGGCGGGAGTGAAGAAACGAATGTTGGTCGGGAGCAGGAGGATTGCCTGGGCCCGGGAGCGGCGCGGTGCCGGGTTGGCTAGGGGCGGCGGCGCAGGTGCGGTGTGGTGGCCTTGACCAGGGCGTCTCCGCCGAGTTGGACGATGCTGACCATCGCGATCAGCAGCAGCACGGTGGCCAGCATGACCGTCTGGTCGAAGCGCTGGTAGCCGTAGGTGACGGCAACATAGCCGATGCCGCCGGCGCCGATGGTCCCGGCGATGGCCGAGTACTCGATCATCGCGATGGTGTTGATGGTCAGTCCTCCCAGGATCGCCGGGACGGCCTCGCCCAGCTGGGCGCTGCGGATGATCTGCAGCGGGGAGCCGCCCGAGGCCCGGGCCGCGGCGGTGACCGAGCGCGGGACATCGCGCAAACAGTTCTCCACGAGCCGGGCGAAGAACGGGATGCCGGCCAGCGACATGGGGACAACGGCGGCGGCAACGCCGATGTTGGTCCCGGTGACAAAGCGGGTGAACGGGACGATCGCGGCCATCAGCACCAGGAACGGCAGGGACCGGCCGATGTTCACGATCCAGCTGAGCACCGAATAGGTGCCGCGGTGTTCGAAGAGCCCTCCGGGGGCCATGTTGTGCAGGGCGACGGCGATCGGGGTTCCCAGGGAGACGACGACCAGCATCACGATGCCGACCATGGCCAGGGTCTCGCCCAGGGCCGGGAGCAGCAACGCCGGAAGCTCCGGCAGGGGAGTGTCGGCCAGAGCGCGGATCTGCACCGCGGCGGAAATGTTCAGGCCCATTGGAGTTCCTCCGTGGATCGGGTTGCGGGTGCGGATGGATGCGCGGCGGCGGCGCGGGGGACCGCGCGCAGCCCGTAACGGGCGAAGGCCGCGGCTGCCAGCCGCTCGGGGGAGCGCAGCCCGACGGTCGCGTTGCCGGTGCTGGTCCCGCTGATGGACTGGATGGTGGCGGCCAACAGGGCAGCAGGCTCGCCGAGGTCGGCCGAGATCCGCTGCAGCCAGTCCGCCGGGACGGAGCGCGAATCGTAGGTTACGTGCCAGGCCCGTGATCCGGCCGCCGGATCGGCCGAAGACAGCTGCGGCTGCAGGGCCCGGCCCAGGATCGAGTCGTGGTCGGTGAGCAGGTCCACCAGGGAGCCCTGTTCGGCGATGCGTCCGTGCTCCAGCCGGGCCGCGGAGTCTGCCACGTGCAGCACGGTGTCCATTTCATGGGTGATGAACACGACCGCCAAGTCCAGGTCGTCGCGCAGCTGGCGCAGCAGCGCGACGACAGAGCGGGTGGTTTCCGGGTCCAGGCCGGAAGTCGCCTCGTCGGAGAGCAGCACCGAGGGGCGCAGCGCCAGGGCGCGGGCGATGCCCACGCGCTGGAGCTGACCGCCGGACAACTCGAACGGGTAGTGGTTGGCGCGGTGCGAAAGCCCGACGCGTTCGAGCAGCTCGGCAACCCGCGCCTTCGTCTCTGCCGGGGTCACCCCGAGGTATTCGAGCGGCAGGGCGATGTTTTGCGCCGCGGTGCGGCGCGAGAGCAGGCTGGCGGACTGGAAAATCGTGCCGATCCGGCGCCGGGCGACCCGCAGCCTGCGTTCGGGGAGGCGTGCGAGGTCTTCGCCGTTGACGATGACCTGCCCGGAGGTGGGGCGTTCGAGCAGGTTGATGCACTGGGCCAGGGTCGACTTGCCGGCGCCGGAGGGGCCCACGACGGCAAGGATCTGGCCGGTGGCGACCTCGATGTCGAGGCCGTCGAGCACCGTGACGGAGTTGTCCCCGTGTCCGTAGACCTTGGTGAGGTTCTTCAGGCTGATCATGCGTTTGGCTCTCCGTGCTGGCGTGGCACCGTGGGGTGCCATCGGGTGTTCGGTTTCAGGTCCGGCGGTCGACGCCGGGGGATGAACCATTGTGTTCCGGGGGAAAAGGCGCGCGCCATGGGTCGGTCACACGGTGGAACGGAACGACTTCTTGCGTCATCTGCACGTTTCCAATCCAGGCCGCGTCGGTGTCAGGCTGACGGTGGCGGCATCGATGCAGACTTTCTCCGTCATGTTCGA encodes:
- a CDS encoding MetQ/NlpA family ABC transporter substrate-binding protein yields the protein MTITDPETKPETDSHGFTIQKHKKWPWTLAAIALAAAITAGAIIGSNADTQSPNTVAGATLTVVTAEGNHAEQALVNFVAENVAPKYGIKVAFKGLADSTTLNRAVSTGEVAGTIYQHKLWLSQVLEANPDFKLAAATPVFRWGFGIWSEKYKSVDEIPDGATVSLYSDPANEAQGLWLLERAGLIKLDPSVDKWKATQKDIAENPKGIKFKLLDFAAQSRSLPDLDAAVGYTEYYVSAKVPLTQQIFAPAAPDEFAGQLTIGTEYADSENVKNLVAAFQDPAVQEFLRTDPSVKDLLIPIDAK
- a CDS encoding methionine ABC transporter permease — translated: MGLNISAAVQIRALADTPLPELPALLLPALGETLAMVGIVMLVVVSLGTPIAVALHNMAPGGLFEHRGTYSVLSWIVNIGRSLPFLVLMAAIVPFTRFVTGTNIGVAAAVVPMSLAGIPFFARLVENCLRDVPRSVTAAARASGGSPLQIIRSAQLGEAVPAILGGLTINTIAMIEYSAIAGTIGAGGIGYVAVTYGYQRFDQTVMLATVLLLIAMVSIVQLGGDALVKATTPHLRRRP
- a CDS encoding methionine ABC transporter ATP-binding protein — translated: MISLKNLTKVYGHGDNSVTVLDGLDIEVATGQILAVVGPSGAGKSTLAQCINLLERPTSGQVIVNGEDLARLPERRLRVARRRIGTIFQSASLLSRRTAAQNIALPLEYLGVTPAETKARVAELLERVGLSHRANHYPFELSGGQLQRVGIARALALRPSVLLSDEATSGLDPETTRSVVALLRQLRDDLDLAVVFITHEMDTVLHVADSAARLEHGRIAEQGSLVDLLTDHDSILGRALQPQLSSADPAAGSRAWHVTYDSRSVPADWLQRISADLGEPAALLAATIQSISGTSTGNATVGLRSPERLAAAAFARYGLRAVPRAAAAHPSAPATRSTEELQWA